The genomic stretch TAATCGCCGGTATCACCGATAAAGGAAGCTTTCAGACTGTATGCATAGGAAAGCATGGAGTTGTTATCATCCCGCTGCGCTATTTCTATTGCCAGATCAAAGGCATTTTCTGCATCCTCCGGTTTACCCTGCCCTGCGAGGTAATTTCCGAAACGGATGAGGGCCAGTACATGATTGCCGATACCTTCTTTTCCGTTGGCAAACTCCATGGTTTCCCGGTATTGAGCCATGGCTTCTTCATGCTGGAACAAATTCTCATATGCCATGGCAAGGTAGAACATACCATCGAAGATCAGGGAGTCGATACCGGAGAGCTTTGCTTCTTCAAGCATTTTCCGGGCAGTATCAAGGGATTCAGGGAAGCGGTTTTCCCAGTCGAAGGCAGTGATCTTCAGTGTGTAACACTCTGACTTTTTCTGGTGGCCTTCTTCATCCAGGACTTTTATCTGGCTCAGGAAGGCCAGGGCCTGGTCGGCATGAGACTGACATTCTGCCATCGTTCCCTGGTTGTAACCTTCCCATCCTTTTTCCAGCTCAAACCCTGCATTTTCCAGGATTTCCTTTGCTTCCTGACTGTTATCCACTTCTTTCTTTGAGAATTTCAGGGTAGTCGGGTCGATCAACCCGCTGGCATATTTGGAATGCTTATGATATTGGGCTTTGATATCAGGATATTGATCCATCCTGTCGCCAAAGATATTCTTGAAAGCTTCTGCCACTTTCCGGTGGAGAATTCGTTTTTCCTTATTGCTGAGCTGGTCGTAAATGTATTTGTGCTGTAAGGTATGCGTGAAATGGTAAATATCCAGGAAAACTTCATCGATGCTCAGGGTTTCCTCGTTGTCGATGATCAACCCTTTATCTTTACTAAGTTTTTTCAGGCTTTCCACCAGTTCAAGCTCATCCTCTATTCCCAGGAGTTTCTGGATCACCTGCAGGTAAAAGTCTTCACCGTTCACAGCGGCATAATTCATGATCTTCCGAAGATTTTCACCCAGAAGGTTAAGCCTTTCCTTGATTACCTCAGTAGTGGTTTCAGGGATATTATCGAGAGCATCGCTTTTCAGGTGAAACACCCCATTGGGATCGGCGTAGATGCCGCCGTTTTCCTTGAGTGAATCCAATATCTCACTGACAAACAGGGCTCTTCCTTTTGTATAGTTGAATAATGATAAAGCCAGGTCTTCAGGAAAATCATTCTGAGGGAACTTTTGCGTGATCAGATCCTGGATCTCCCCGTCACTGAAAGAGGGAACATCAATCCGGATCAGCCAGGTATCTTCGCGCTCACTGTCGTCTTTCGTGTTGATACGCATTAACCTCGAAAGCATGGCCGTAAATGGGTGCTGTATGACCTCGTTGCTCCCGTCCTGGTTAATGATATTTCTTTCCGTTACCTCATGAGGCCGGTACGTACCAATCAGCATAATGGGGAAGGGGACATTCTTAAGTGACCGGCCCAGGGCAAAAATGAAATCTATACTTGATTTGTCGGCCCATTGAAGGTCGTCAATAAACAGGATGACAGGCTTGATCTCCGCCAGCTCCCTTAACTGGAATTCCAATGCACGTTGCTTCTCGTCGGGTTTTCGGGTTTCCTCTTCCTCTTTGTCGACGAAATGGGTTTTAACCCCTTTGATGAGCTCCAAACCCATGGCGGCAAAGGCATTTGATTCAATGCCTTTTTCTGCTACGTTTCCGAAAATCTTGAAAATGCGTTTCATCTTATCACCAGGCTGATTGCGCTTTTCCTTCTCACCGGCTTTTATCTGCTTTTCAATCAGTTCCACCGCATGGTTGAAAGGAGCATAGGCGTTATGGATGCCGTCGTCGGCAGTACATTCGCTTTGGGCAACGAAACAATCTTCCCTGTGCTTTTCCAGGAATTTTCTCACCAATGTCGATTTTCCCGAACCGGGATTTCCTGAAACCAGGATGATCTTTCCAAGATTGTTGAGGGTTTCCTGCAGGGCGGTTTCGAGGATTTGTATCTCGTTCTCCCTTCCGACGAAAATTTGTTGACGCATGATTAAAATTTTAGAATAGTCTTAATTGCAAGTTTTCAGATTGTTATCTTATTGTTGTTCGTGAATTACCTTTTCTTCAGCTTTAGGGGCTCAAAATACAAATTTCCCGACAATGAAAAGGCGAAATATCTATTGATTTTCGGGATATGGTAGCAAATAGTTACAGGTTTCAGGGTTCAAGTTGCAGGTTGCAGCCTGTTACCTGTAACCTGTAACCTGAATCCTGAATCCTGTCGCTTGCAACCTGCACCATGGAACCTGTGAATGGATATTAATCGCTCCCGAAACTCATTATATTTTTTACTTTTACATCTCATTAGAAACTGACATTTTAATGTTTTATTTACCCATTCATTCCACGTTGATTATGAATCTTTAAAGGGGAAAAGATGATTAAAAAAGCATTGTTTGTTTTAATTCTTTTCGTTTTGATTTCCCCTGCATTGCAGCAGATTTTTGGAATCGTTGCTATTAAACCCTTACATGGATCCTTTACACTTCCTCCTAAGCCGACCTTAGAAAAACTTAACTGGCAGGAATGGTTTTCTGGTGGATTTCAAAATGATTTTAATTCCCGACTGGAAGAAAATGTAGGATTCAGGAATTACCTTATAAGAATATTATATCAATTGGATTTTTCTTTGTTTAAAGAAGTCCACACAGTGGGTGTTGTTGTAGGTAAGGATAATTATTTATATGAGAACTCATATATCAACGCATATAATGGAACGGATTTCTCAGGCACGCACAGAATAGTTGATCAGAGTCACAAAATACAGTTAGTAAAGGATAAACTTCACGAAACCGGAAAAGATTTATTGATCCTTTTTGCTCCCGGGAAAGGAAGCTTTTATCCTGAGTATATTCCGGAAAAGTTTCTGGGTGATACTGATGACACAACAAATTATGCTTATTATGTAAGGTGCCTTAATGAATTTGATGTTCCTCTCCTGGATTTCAAAGATTATTTTACCCGGATTAAAAGCGAGTCACCATACGCATTATTCCCCAAAGCAGGGATTCATTGGAGCACATATGGTGCCGCGCTGGTTTCCGATAGTCTCGTCGGGTATTTAAACAGCCATTACGGCCTAAGGCTGCCTAAGTTTGAATATCATGCTCAACCCGTAAACGATTCATTAAAATATACCGGTTTTGATTACGACATTGGAGTTGGACTGAATATTTTGTCGTATATAAATCAACCTGATCTCGCAATTGTAGATATAGATTATCCGGATATCGAGGACTCGCTTAGGCCCGATGTTCTTGTTATTGGTGACAGTTATTTTATTAACCTGATCAGAGCCGGTTTCCCTGAAGCTTATTTCGATAATTATCAGTTTTGGTATTATAACAGGACTATTTATCCTCGACCTCCTGATTCTTCAAATAATTTGAAGGATTATGATACGATGAAAGAAATCGCTAAATATGATATTATTCTCATTATAGCTACCGATGCAAACCTCTGGAAATTTCCTTTCGGAATTATAGATGAACTGTATAACAGGATGGTCATGGAGGATAGTAGCGATAAGGTTAAATATTACAGGGATCTGTATGTTGATCATTTACCTTTGATTTTTCCCGAAAATTCTCAGCGTTTTGACAGGATTAAAGCATTGTTAAATAAGCAAGGCACAATCAACGAGGTTCATGGTAGTTATCTGGACTATCTCGACCGTGACCGTTTTTCCCTATCCCTGAAACTGATAAAATATCAGTCTGGATTGTATAGAATGGCCGTTAGCAAAGCAAAAACAAGGCAAATATCCGTCGGCGAAATGATTAACCTGGATGCCCGGTGGATGGTTAACGATGAAAAAAGATACAGATATTAGAATTCTCCTGTTTGAATAATATTATTTACTGATCACCTTAAACTCCGTCCTCCGGTTCATGGCTCTGCCTTCTTCGGTATCGTTTCCTGCGATGGGTTGGGCAAAACCATAACCTTTATATGTCAGCCTGTCCTGTTCAACACCCTTGTCGACAAGGTATTCCACTACTGCCTGTGCGCGTTTTTCGGAAAGATCCTGGTTATATAGCTCCGAGCCGACGTTGTCAGTATGCCCCGAGATTTCAATTTTCAAGGAAGGTACGTCATTAAGCAGCTTGATCAGTCTTTCCAGCTCGGGAATGGATTCAGGCTTCAGAGTTGCTTTGTTAAACTCAAAAAAGATATTTTTCAGAACGATCTTACTGCCCACTTCAACCTTTTTCAGCATAATATCTTTTTCCATTTCTCCCGGAACAACTGCCGGTGGGATTTCAATGTTTTCGGAGTGAAACAGGTAATCCCTGGCTTTAACGGCAAATCCGTAGCTTTTCCCTGAGGGAAGGGAAATAAAATATTCTCCTGTTCTTTCATCGGAAACAAAGCTGGCGATCATCTGATGGTTTTCATTATCGTAAATTTCCATCATAACCCCAAGGGGGCCCTGAGTCACCATATCCATGATTTTACCTTTTATAGCTACAAGGGCAAATGCTTTTATCTCAACCTCCTTTTCAAGGGATGTTTCGTTTACGGGCTTGACTTCAAAAGCCAGTAGTTCGTATTCCGATTTATGAGGCATGAGTTTTTCAGGTCCCAGGAATGTGACCCTGTAAAGATCCCGTTTTCCGAACCCTTCCTGTTCAAAGGTGGAATAGTAACCATGTTTACCGGTAAGGTTTACGGAAAAGAAAACATCGTCGTCGGTAGTGTTCACGGGATACCCGAGGTTCACGGGTTCGGTCCACTGCCCGTTTTCGAGGGTTGTTTTAAATATATCGAAACCACCCAATGTCTTATGCCCACGGGAGCTGAAATACAATGTTATTCCGTCTGCCTGCATGAAAACCCCTTCTTCATCATAAGGAGTATTTATAGCTGAGCCGAGGTTGACAGCATCTTCAAAATAGAACTTTCCATCAGCAGATTTTGGACCGACTTTGCAGTAATAAATATCGCTGCCTCCGTATCCTCCTTCACGGTCACTCACAAAGTAAAGCCCCTGCATGTCGGGTGAGAAAGTGGCTGAAGTCTCCTGGTATTTTGTGTTGATCTCTTTGGGCAGGCTTTTGGGGTTTTCCCATTCGCCTTCAACGATGCGGCAAACGTAAATATCGCCTCCGCTTTCATCCCCTTTGTAAATTAATACATTTGCCGCGTCGGGGGATAATCCCACAATGGCGTCATGGCTGTCCTGATTGAAAGGCTTGCCAGGATTTTCAGGCTGCGACCAGATGTCGCCATCTTTCCTGGAAATGTAAATGTCTTCGTAGTATTCCCCATACACGGGATCTATTTTACCACCGGTGGTATTATCCCTGCACGATGTGAACATAAGCACCGATTCATCGGCACTGATCACCGGGTTATACTCGGGAAATTTTGTGTTGATGTTATTGCCCAGATTATCAATGAATACACGAATAGGATCCTTTACCAATTCTTTTCCATCTTCACATTCCTTGATCCGTTTCTCCAGTATGGAACCTTGTTCCGTGAGCTGGAAGGGTGTAAGAGAGTGACGGTAAAGCGTATAGCTTTCAATGGCTTTATCGAACTCATAATTCAGATGATAAGCTCTTGCGAGGTAATAGCGTGTATCGGGCATGGCCTTTTCATTCAGCTTCAGTGATTTTTCCAGGAAGGGTATGGCTTTCGTCTTTTGAATGGTATGCAGATAACACAGTCCGGTGTAATAGTTAACAATATCATTATCGGGATTGAGCTGATTGGCTTTCAGGTAGATCTCCAAAGCTTCCGAATAGCGCGGAGGATCTTCTTCCAGGAGTTTCTGGGCATCTTTCAGCGATTTCACGATTTCCTTAAGCTCTTTCTGCTTCTCTTCGGGGAAGTTTTCTTTTTCAAAAGTAACATTGACCTGGCCTGCGGAGCTGAGGCCTATTAATAATGCTACCAGGAAGGCAATTATTTTATAAAGATGGATATTCATATCGTTATTTTTCACAGGTTTTTAAATATTCACCGGCAATTTCCACTCCGAGCGAAAGGGCTTTATCCCAATCGCGGCATGCCCCTTTGTCGTCTCTGAGCATTTCCCTGGCTATGCCCCGGTTAAGGTAGATTTCGCCGTCATCCTGGCTGACTTTTAATATTTCATCGTAATCGGCAATGGCTTTACGGTATTCCTTGAGTTTGAACCAGGCATTGCCACGGTTATTCAGTGCCGGCAGATATTTGGGGTTCAGGCTGAGGGCCTGGTTGTAGTCTTTCAGGGCTTCATCATATTTGCCAAGTTCGTATAATGCTGTCCCACGGTTATTGTAAGCATAATAGTATTCAGGATTTATTTTAACCGCGGCTGTGAAATCCGTAACGGCTTCTTCATATTCCTTCAGTTCTTTTCTGATTAACCCCATATTGTTAAAGGCAAAGGCAAGGGTCGGGTCAAACAGGGTCGCTTTGTAATAGTCTTCCAGAGCCTCTTTTGGTTTACCAAGCATCCAGTTTGCACTGCCCCTGTCCTGGTATGCATAGGCGTAATTGCTTTTCAGGCTGATGGCACGGGTATAGTCGTCTTTGGCATTCTGGTATTCATCCAGCTTGAACCGGGCTCCGCCGCGGTAATAGTAGGCTTCGGGGAAATTCGGATTCAGGCTTATGGCTTGTGTAAAATCTTCGATGGATCCGTTCAGATCACCCAGGTAAAGCCGGCTCAACCCCCTCCCGAAATACACTTTGCCTGTGGGTTGCTTATCGATAGCGCTGTTATAATCTTCCATCGCTCCGGCATAATCATTCAACTCATGTCTTATCTGAGCACGGTTATAAAGAGCCTGATAGAAATCCGGCTTTCGCTGTAAGGCATCATTAAGGCGGTGCATGGCAGAATCCAATAAACCTTCCCTGTAAAGTTCAATGCTTTCATTGTATTTTAACTCCGCCATCTGGTCGTCAGTGGCCAGGATTGTGCTGTCTGTTTCTGTGCTTATTTCCTGGCTGAAAAGGTCAGGGACCAGGAAAACCAGGCATAACAGGAGGATTGTTTTTTGCATATATAAAATTTTGTTACGCTAATGTACAATAAAACTGTCATTCATTATAGTGTGATTTTTCATTCTATACACGGGACGGTATTGGAAGTAAGTGAAGTTTAGTATTAAAGTATTGCTATTGGGTATATTAATACAGCAAACGGAATTTAATGCAACACCTCAGTCAAGTTATCTGAATAAAAATTTGAAATCAGCATATATTTTTTCTTACATTTGATCATGCAAACTAAATTCCTGGAATCATGAAAAAAATCTTCGCATTATTGTTAATGGCATTATTTATGGGTGCATCCGAATATGCCGGGGCACAAATAGAATACGGTGCTTTTAATGCAACCGCTTCCGGTTCGTCGGTTGCCACGCTTACCGATTACCAGTGCCTGGGTGTTAACCCGGCCAACCTTGGATGGAAACGAAATAAGCATAATTTTAACCTGGGTTTCTTTGAAGGTGGTTTTTCTATTTTTAGTGAACCACTGGAGAAAAAGAATGTTTATAAAGACCTTATCGGAAACAGCAAGAACTTTTCCAGCAAAGATGAAAGAACAGAAGCTATTGTTAATTTTACAGACACAAAACTACTCATCAAATTTTCGGAGACCCTCTTTGGCATTTCTTTTCAGAAAGATGGGATAGGAGGGTTTGCTTTTACCATACGAAATCACGTGTTCTGGAACAGTACGCTGAACCGGACTGCTTCAGAATTGTTATTCATGGGTTATCATGCCCCTTATTTCGACTCCCTTGCTGTGGATCAGCAGGGTGATACCATTGGCTATTCAACCAATCCGGAACTTGCTTCACAACTGTATCACCCTACCGATATTTCCCATATCCTTTATAACGAATACATCCTGGGTTATGGAAGAAATATTATCGACAAGGAAAAATTCAAGTTTTATGCCGGTATCGATATTAAGCTGTTGCAGGGTTATGGCATCCTGAATTATAATTCTGTTTCTCCAATAGCCGTGGAAGGCTACCAGGCCTTAAGTAACAAATACGGGGTGAAGTACGATGAGCCAACTCCTTCTGCGCTAACCGGAGATGGATTTCAGACCGCGGGGCTTGGCTTCGGAGTGGATATCGGGGTTGCCTTTGAGATCATCCAAAAGATCAAAATCGGTTTGGCTTTGAATGATATCGGTTCCATCAAGTGGGACGGGAACGTTTATGGCGGGGAAAATGTCAACATTTATGAGATCAAAACCCCCGGCATCAACAGTTATGATATTTTTAACGAGAGCGGCGGTATCATAGCCGATAACACCAATCTTGGCAAATGGAAAGGATTGGCAAGCAAAACGGTACAGCTTCCCATGCATCTCAGGTTCGGCGCCAGTTACCAGGCTTTGGAGAATTTTGCCGTAGGCGGTGAGTTCTTTTATGGTTTCAACGACGATCTGCCGGGTGCACTTACCGAGCCATTTTATGCCATCGGGACACGCTATCTTCCTCTCGACTGGGTTCAGCTTTCTCTGGGATTCAATTATGGCGGCGGTTTTGGATGGAATATCCCGATTGGCGTAACCTTTATACCGGTAAATAAAGACAATGTCTCCTGGGAAATCGGTTTTGCCAGCCGCGATGCAGCTACCTGGTTCCGCCAGAAAGACCCGCACGTCTCCCTCGTATTTGGTTTCCTGAGGTTTAGCTTTGGGACAAACGAAGTTGAAAAACGTTTCCTGGATGAGATGTAATCCGGCGCTATTTGTCGTCGTTGATCGTTAAAGTTTCTTCTATGGTGTCGCCATCAGAGAATTCATGATAATAGATGGTGGCATTGCTCCAGTTTTTTACGGCCGGCAAATCGGGTGCCGTTGAAGTGATAAATGCTTCATCGAGCGTGTTATCGAGTACCATGCTTACATAGGTTGAGGAAAACATCCCGAGGGTATCGGTATTTCCCTCAAAGTTGTTTACATAGGAGGCTTCATTGGCGCCACAAGCGTTTCTTTCCATCCGAAGGGTTACCAACTCCCCTGCAATGGGCACTCCGGTATTCGAATTAACCACAACCGTGGCTTTCAAAGTCAGGTTTTTTGCCGCGGCTTTGGTGTCTTCACAGGCGTCTTTTTTTTCTTCTTTACAGGAAACCAGGATCAGGCATCCTGCCAGCAGAATTACTATGGGTTTGATAAGGGTTTTCATTGTTGCTTTGTTTTGGGTTGGAATATAAAGATAGTTAAAGAGGATATAAAAGTAAATGATCTGTTGTCAAAAAATGAGGTTTATTTTCATAATGAGAATATTCTCATTATATTTGCAAAAAAATTACATGCCCCGTCGCAAACATCCCAGAAAAATCGTTGCCCCTCCGGGTTTCAAAGGCTACCGGCCTTATGGGATTGCTTTTGAGCCTGAGGAGGATGTGGAATTGCTGTACGAAGAGTACGAAGCGATCAAACTCTCGGATTATGATCTGATGCCGCATCATGAAGCCTGTGTCCTTATGGGTATTTCAAGGCCTACCTTTGCAAGGATTTATGAAAGTGCCCGCAGGAAGATAGCCCGCGCCATGGCGGAAGTATTACCGATACGTTGCGTTTACGGAAATGTGTATTTCGAAGGAAAATGGTTTGTTTGCGGCCGGTGCGACAGCTTATTTACCTTACCCGGAAAGGAGTTTGAAAGGAAATGCCCGGTCTGCGGGAATGGTGAAGTGGGGGTACTGGAAAATGGACCGGAAAAGGAAAACGCTGGGTGAAAAATGAGGGAAAATATGAAAAAATAATTAACATTCTTTAATGATGAAAACAGTTATTACTTCAAGGGAAAACCACACAGATTCGTTGATGGATCCCAGGTTTGGGCGTTGTGCCTTTTTTTGCCTGTATGATGAGGATACGCGGGAAACGTCTTTCCTGGAAAATGCCGGCAAGGAACAGAGCGGGGGAGCCGGAACCTTAGCCGCAGAGAAAATGATAGAATTGGGTGTGAAAAAGGTTCTTTCCGGGGATTTCGGTCCAAAAGCCAAGGATCTTCTTGATAAATTCGGAATTCAGATGGTTGTCATCAGGGATCATAACCAGAAGATCAGCGATCTGATAGCAAAACTTCAGGGATAACGTGCTGGGAGATGCCATTTAAAATTGCTATTGCCAGCGGAAAAGGGGGTACCGGTAAGACTACTGTCGCGGTCAATCTTTACTGGAACCTCGTTCAAACACGTGATAAGGCCACTTTGCTGGTCGACTGTGATGTGGAGGAACCCAATGATATCCTTTTCTTTCCGGGTGCCGGAATAAAATTCAGGGAGGATATCACACAGCCCGTTCCTGAGATTGACCCGGATCTCTGCACCTATTGCAGGAAATGTGTACGTTACTGTCAGTTCAATGCCATCACCGTGATACCTCCCGTAAAATTTGCACAGGTTGCTCCCGATCTGTGCCATTCCTGCG from Bacteroidota bacterium encodes the following:
- a CDS encoding tetratricopeptide repeat protein, giving the protein MQKTILLLCLVFLVPDLFSQEISTETDSTILATDDQMAELKYNESIELYREGLLDSAMHRLNDALQRKPDFYQALYNRAQIRHELNDYAGAMEDYNSAIDKQPTGKVYFGRGLSRLYLGDLNGSIEDFTQAISLNPNFPEAYYYRGGARFKLDEYQNAKDDYTRAISLKSNYAYAYQDRGSANWMLGKPKEALEDYYKATLFDPTLAFAFNNMGLIRKELKEYEEAVTDFTAAVKINPEYYYAYNNRGTALYELGKYDEALKDYNQALSLNPKYLPALNNRGNAWFKLKEYRKAIADYDEILKVSQDDGEIYLNRGIAREMLRDDKGACRDWDKALSLGVEIAGEYLKTCEK
- a CDS encoding OmpA family protein; the encoded protein is MNIHLYKIIAFLVALLIGLSSAGQVNVTFEKENFPEEKQKELKEIVKSLKDAQKLLEEDPPRYSEALEIYLKANQLNPDNDIVNYYTGLCYLHTIQKTKAIPFLEKSLKLNEKAMPDTRYYLARAYHLNYEFDKAIESYTLYRHSLTPFQLTEQGSILEKRIKECEDGKELVKDPIRVFIDNLGNNINTKFPEYNPVISADESVLMFTSCRDNTTGGKIDPVYGEYYEDIYISRKDGDIWSQPENPGKPFNQDSHDAIVGLSPDAANVLIYKGDESGGDIYVCRIVEGEWENPKSLPKEINTKYQETSATFSPDMQGLYFVSDREGGYGGSDIYYCKVGPKSADGKFYFEDAVNLGSAINTPYDEEGVFMQADGITLYFSSRGHKTLGGFDIFKTTLENGQWTEPVNLGYPVNTTDDDVFFSVNLTGKHGYYSTFEQEGFGKRDLYRVTFLGPEKLMPHKSEYELLAFEVKPVNETSLEKEVEIKAFALVAIKGKIMDMVTQGPLGVMMEIYDNENHQMIASFVSDERTGEYFISLPSGKSYGFAVKARDYLFHSENIEIPPAVVPGEMEKDIMLKKVEVGSKIVLKNIFFEFNKATLKPESIPELERLIKLLNDVPSLKIEISGHTDNVGSELYNQDLSEKRAQAVVEYLVDKGVEQDRLTYKGYGFAQPIAGNDTEEGRAMNRRTEFKVISK
- a CDS encoding DUF134 domain-containing protein, with the protein product MPRRKHPRKIVAPPGFKGYRPYGIAFEPEEDVELLYEEYEAIKLSDYDLMPHHEACVLMGISRPTFARIYESARRKIARAMAEVLPIRCVYGNVYFEGKWFVCGRCDSLFTLPGKEFERKCPVCGNGEVGVLENGPEKENAG
- a CDS encoding dinitrogenase iron-molybdenum cofactor biosynthesis protein, encoding MKTVITSRENHTDSLMDPRFGRCAFFCLYDEDTRETSFLENAGKEQSGGAGTLAAEKMIELGVKKVLSGDFGPKAKDLLDKFGIQMVVIRDHNQKISDLIAKLQG